The DNA sequence ATGGATAATTATTGTGTTATTTTTGATAGGGTAGCCACTATATGGCTTTTATTAGATAAAATTGACCATAACCACTCAAAATACTATGAAATTAATGCTCTGCTGAAATGCAGGAGTAGTATGTTAAGGTAAAAGTATGGTTGATTGCATCAGCCATCTAACCTTGCCTCTATACCTCTTACGCCTTCTTAATTTAAGCCTGGTTGGGTGGTTGTGGGTGAATTAGGATGACAATAGTTTTATCTCCCTATGATGCCAGAGAGAACAACAGCCTCCCCACTCCTTTATTTTGTAGCTTACGGCTAAATGCCCAGTAGTGGTCATGTACACCTTGACATAAAAATGTTAAAACAGTAGAAATATCATCAGGCTATGAGGCGTCTTTACTTTTTCTATGTTTCATTTAAATCATCAATCTTGGTAACTTCTACCATACATCCTACTTATGTGCAGCAATTTCGAAACTGAACCTCTTAAAATCAGTGAATTGCGGGTTTGAATGGAAGGAATATCATAGTTCCAGCAGGCCTTATCTTCGATGGATACATTGGCATGATCAAATGACAATTTATCATTATTTAAAATATTTCTTAAACAAGGCGCTTGAATGGTCACAGATATTAATTACTCTGATTTGCTTGGCGTTGTTAAGCTCTTTTGTGCCATGCTGGTTGTAGAGTCCATTGTAAATATCATAGATGGCTGCTCTTCATCCATTGTACAGAACAATGGCCACATCCAGAGCTCTTGGCCGATGTCTGGAGCTTTCAGAGGTAGTGGCTCAATTGCCTTTTTATTTTATCTGGTATTCCTGATGTTCACCAGCAAACATGAGAGAGCAGTTGCTAGAAGTATAAATGTTATAGTTTGTTTTTTCATTATAGAAATCCTTATTTTAATACCATATCTTATAATTTATTTTTAAATAGGATACTAGAATTTCCTTTAAACTAAAATAAATTTACCTTTTATCTAAACTATTATTATAAATTCAGTTTAATTTTATGAATTGTTGTGCTATACTTTGAGTAGACTGACTATTGGGTCGGTACTAAAATTTTTAATAGGGGTTAATTATGACTAATAATATGAGACGTGGATTTACAATGATTGAACTGGTTTTTGTTATTGTAATTATTGGTATTTTAGCAGCGGTAGCTATTCCAAAACTAGCACAAAACAGAGATGATGCTGCAGCATCGGTGTGTGTATCAGATGTTGGAAATATTATCTCAGGTGCTACAGTGAGATATACAAAAGAGGGCTTTGCAGGCTTCCGTACTGTACAAATTCAAGATATATTCAATGGGAATATGGCTGTACAAAATAACACTAGTGGTGTGGTAGAACTTGCAACAGACCCAGTGAGAGCTGGCATTACCTATAATTGTGAAGGTGGACAGGCAGTCGCTATTACTTTTGCACAAGATGCAAATAATCCAGAGATTTACCAGATGACTCTTAGTACAGCAGGTGCAAGTACAACAATTCCAACTGCCATTAAAGCAGCTAGGTTGATAGCAAAAGCAAATGGTTTTGAAGGACAGACTTCAAAAACAATTGATATGTAATTTTACAACAGATTGATTGAAGCAGATAAACTAGGGTTTATTCCCGGTTTATCAATGATGTGAAGCGTGGTTATTTTTTTGATTGTTCAAATGAAAAATAAGAAGAGTAACCAACATGTTGCATAGAGATTATTGTTTATGTGTGAAGAGTAAGGTGTGGTAAATTATTAAGGGGTAGATTGATGAAATTAAGAGATGCATTTACAGCATTGGAGTTAGTGTTTATTATTGTGATTATCGGCATACTCGCATCTGTTGCAATTCCAAAGTTTTCTGGTACACGCAATGATGCAGTGATAAGTAAAGCAAAAGGTACTATTGGATCTGTCAGAAGTGCTGTTGCAATGGAGAGGCAAAAGCGTATTTTGAAGGGAAATTTTACTACAATAAAGAGATTAAGTTCTTCATCGAGCTATGGTAGTCCAATATTTGATGCATTTGATGGTAATACATCAAAGCCAGTACTTGCCTATCCTCCAATATCTTGTGCAAATAGCACTTCACAAGAGTGCTGGAAAGAGACTCGTGTGGGACAAGGTACCAGCAGTGATCCAAGTACCTATACTTTCTATATGCCTGTATCGGGAGTGGGTGTTGTTTTTGCACTGGAAAATAATAGATTTGATTGTGATGAACTCAATAGTACATATGGGAATGACTGTAAAAAATTAACACACTAGGTTTTTCTTATTTCCCTATCAATATAAATAAGTTAAAAAGATAGCTTGGCATACTTTGGCATCATCTCATCTTTAGCATGTGTGCCTCTGGGTCCGGCGGACTCAATAGCGTGTGCGCCAGCATAATGGTTCCACCTGGTGTTTCTTAACATGCGCTCATACCTACCATGATTCTCCAGCAATATCAATACGTCCTATTCCATGTTTTTTTTACTTAAAATTGTATTGCAAGTGTTTCAAGAATAGTTGCTGGACTCAGCTCTTTACCATTAATTGCCTAGGATCACCATGTTTAGTAACGGTAATATACTCTGGTTTTATCTGTTGCCTCTTCGGAAACAGACCAAAGCCACATATCCTCTTCAAGGTTCATTGTATGGATTCTCTAGCCCTCTCACCCTCATGAGATGTGCAGAAGATTTGCATCATTTGAATAAGGCTTTGGTTTACCGCGTAGTATCAATACCATGGTTTTAGCATACTCAAGTAACTTAGTGCGAGAATTAAGATCCCACTCTCTCATGGTGCAATAACTGCTATGTCTGGGTCAAGTTACAGAATTATCCAAGTTCAAAGCTGTGCCTGATCGTTCCCTTTTCCTGTTGCCCCAAGAGCAGCATCTGCACCTGTCTGTATTTTAATTTCAATCTGCTTCTTGGCATGAGTGGGCGTGCGATAGAGGTGCCAAGCAGGTACTCTCCTTCATGGTGCGTTGGCTCAGAAACATTGGAGAAAAACAAAGTCTTTAACAAACTCTTCCTGTGGATGAGACAAGGCTGTTCTTAGAAACTGTACCCATGTAAGTGCTTTCTGGCGTGCAGGCTCTACCTCTTCGCTGCTTATTAGGGTCTGCAGTGTACCACTTGCATGAGCTGTTGTCCTGTAGCCACTTGAGAATAATACTGGTATCAAGCCCACCAAGGGCAGCCAATACCATGTCTCTCTTTGCCATCATTACAGTATTAAAATAATATTGTTGCGATTTTATCACAATCTTGGTTAATGCTTACACGCCCTCAAGAGAGTCTAGCAATATATCATATCACCAAAGCGGGTTTTAATCTTTTTTGTGTAAATCAAAGGATACTTTATTTTAAAGGGATTTTGTGCAGGAATAAGGAGCAGTCATTTTTCAGCACTACCTCTTTGCAAGATTTTTCCTCAACGAGTACACAGCTGTGTGCCTCTGCCTCGTCAAAACGGTACAGACATCAAATTAAAAGGTCATTCCTGTATGGTATGAGTGAGTGGCTGTGATTCATCATTATGGCAATGATCTTAAAGGCCATTGCGGTATTACCCAAATTCTTGAGTGGCGAACCAAACTGGTGGCCGAGGTTGTTCCGCATGAAAAACTTCCTACCATTAAGTGATACAGACAGCTGACCCATCGCAGTTTGAGCCTTACTTAGATAACTATGAGGCATTTTTAAAAGATGAGATGCTCTTTTTGGAGATTGCCCAGTATCCACCTTTCTTTTCATTGGCACGTATTCTCATTGCCAATAAGGATGAGAGCAGGGCAGGGAAAATAACACTTGATACTGTCACAAGGCTTGAACAGTTTGATGGCATAGAGATTGTTGGGCATGGCAAGGCACCCATAGAACGAATTGCCAACAAGTATCGGTTTCAGATATTGTTGCGGGCAAAAAATCGTACACCTCTGCTTCAGGCACTACATTCGGTTAATTGTCGTGAAATAGAAATTGATATGGACCCAGTTGAATTTTTGTAAGAGTATTGAGTATGACTATAAGCGATTGCCCTGTGGGTTAATGGTTTTTTAGATAGAATGAGACATAATAAATATATGGGAATATTCACCTTATAGGGATGATTATGAAAGAACGCTACCCCACTAAAAAAATCTATGTCGGAGATGTTGCTGTTGGTGGTGATGCCCCTATCTCTGTGCAGTCGATGACCTATTCCGATACGTATAATGTAACCAAAACAGTTGAACAGATTAATCGGTTACATTTTGCAGGAGCGGATATGGTGCGTGTAGCGGTACCAGAGATGAAAGATGCATTGGCACTTAAGGTGATTAAAGAGCAGGTATCATTACCTCTAATTGCCGATATTCATTTTAACTATAAGCTTGCACTTGAAGCAGCCAAGTGGGTTGATTGCATCCGATTTAACCCAGGGAATATTGGAGAGAAAGGGCGCATTAAAGAGATTGTCAAGGCATGTCAAGAGCGCAACCTTCCTATTCGTATAGGGGTTAATGCTGGAAGTCTTGAGAAAGAGTTTGAAGAACGTTATGGTGCAACGGCAGAAGGTATGGTTGCTTCTGCAGAGTATAATATTAAGTTTCTTGAAGATCTTGGGTTTACTGATATTAAAGTTTCACTCAAAGCATCTGATGTAGACAGAACAGTTAAAGCCTACCGTATGCTTAGACCAAAAAATAACTACCCTTTTCATCTTGGT is a window from the Sulfurovum sp. genome containing:
- a CDS encoding type II secretion system GspH family protein, with product MKLRDAFTALELVFIIVIIGILASVAIPKFSGTRNDAVISKAKGTIGSVRSAVAMERQKRILKGNFTTIKRLSSSSSYGSPIFDAFDGNTSKPVLAYPPISCANSTSQECWKETRVGQGTSSDPSTYTFYMPVSGVGVVFALENNRFDCDELNSTYGNDCKKLTH
- the ispG gene encoding flavodoxin-dependent (E)-4-hydroxy-3-methylbut-2-enyl-diphosphate synthase is translated as MKERYPTKKIYVGDVAVGGDAPISVQSMTYSDTYNVTKTVEQINRLHFAGADMVRVAVPEMKDALALKVIKEQVSLPLIADIHFNYKLALEAAKWVDCIRFNPGNIGEKGRIKEIVKACQERNLPIRIGVNAGSLEKEFEERYGATAEGMVASAEYNIKFLEDLGFTDIKVSLKASDVDRTVKAYRMLRPKNNYPFHLGVTEAGTIFHATIKSSIGLGTLLLDGIGDTLRVSMTGELEEEIKVGKAILKDSGRIQEGINIISCPTCGRIEADLVSAVAEVEERTAHIKTPMDVSVMGCVVNAIGEAKHADVAIAYGKGAGLVMVQGEVIARLPESRLVDRFVEEVEKFAKENA